GGGCGACGTCAGACGTCCCTCGGCCTGCAGTTTCGCGTAGAGCTGAGTGCCGGGGAACGGCACCAGGTGGTTGAACGCCGCCAGGAAAAAACGATGCTTCCGAATGAACCGGAACGTCGGCGGGAAGGAACGCACGTCGTCGCCGTCGATGCCGAACAGGAACGTTGCATAGATGCAGATATTTTTCTCGCGAAGCAGCGCGAGCGCGCGTTCGTAGCCTTCGATGGAAACGTTGCACTGCTTGTTCAGACGCTGCATGAGATCGGGCCGGAGCGACTCGAACCCGATCAGAACGCCGATGCAGCCCGACTCGGCCATGGCGTTCACCAGTTTGGGATTGGCGGCGGCGTTGACGCTGATCTGGCTCACCCACTGGATTCCGAGGGGCTTCAGCGCCGCGCACAGGTCGAAGGCCGCTTGGATATTAGCTGCGATATTATCGTCGATGAGAAAGACGATCTTCTGCCCGCTCCGCCGGATGTCCTCGACCACATCGGCGGGCGGCCGGAAGTAATGCCGGCTTTCGGTGAACGCGGTGATGGAGCAAAAGGTGCACCGGAACCGGCAGCCGCGCGAAAACTCGACGAGGGCGAGCGGCAGGTAGCCCTTGTGGGCGTAGACCTCCCGCCGCGGATACAGGCCGTTCCAGGAAAAGTCGAACGTCCCGTCATACCGCCGCCCGAGACGGCCGGCCTGGAAATCCTCGAGAACGCGCCCCCAGACGCCCTCGGCAGGTCCCGTCACCACCGCGTCGGCGTGTTCCATCACCTCGTCGGTCCAGAGGGTGGCGTGGTATCCGCCCATCACGACCTTGACCCCGCGCCGGCGATACTCGTCCGCGATCTGGTAGGCGCGTCGCGCCGTGTAGGTCTCGACCGTGATGCCCACGAGATCGGCGGGCCGGCTCGCGTCGACGGGCTCCACCCGGTCGTCCTGGACCGAGATCTCCCAGTCGCGCGGCGTGAGGGCCGCCAGCACCGCCAGCACCAGCGGCTCCATCTGCCAGGTGGCGATGTAGCGCTGGTCGGGCTTGCGCCCGATCGAGGGCATGATCAGGGTCAGCTTCATGCCCTGGGAATGCCCTCCTGGACGTCATCGAACAGGACGCGGTCCGACATGTCGCGCAGTCGTTGGGCATACGAACGGTAGCCGAGATTGAACGCGATGGCGTAGCCGGTGGACGTCCGCGAGCCGAGCAGGCGCCGGGCGATCGACGGAAGCCGGTACGCGTGTTCCCAGGCCCAGTGCAGGCCTTCCCGGATCTGCTCCACGGTCATCCCCTTGGGCTGGACGACGATGTGCTCGACGTCATAAAGGGTCCAGTCCCGCGTCAGGATGCGGTTCTCGGCATCGAGCTTGCGGTAGGCCGCGGTGTTGGGGAACGGCGTGTAGGTCGAGAATCGCGGCAGATCGACGTGGGCGCGGTCGCAGAAGTCGACCGTCCGCCTGAAGATGTCGGGTTTGTCGTCGTCGAGGCCGAACACGAAACAGGCCTGCACGCCCATGCCGTGATCGTGCATGCGCTTGACGAGGTCGATGTAGAAATCGACCGAGTTGTGGTCCTTGCCGATCGAGCCGATCGACATCTGGTTGATCGACTCGAAGCCGATCAGCAGACCCTTGCAGCCGCTGTCCCCGACGATGCGCAGAAGCTCGGGGTCCTTGCCGATCTTGGTGGTCGAGAGGCCGAACCACTTTTTCTTCAGCGTGCCGATCGCGCGGAAGAGCTGCTTGGCGTGGTCGGGGTCTTCCATCGGACTCGGGTCGACCAGGACGAACTCGTTGCCGGGCATGTCGGCGAGCTCGGCCACCACCTCGTCGATCGGCCGCTTGTAGAAGTTGTTTCCCCACGTGGCCGGGATCGAGCAGAAGTCGCACTCGTTCAGACAGCCGCGCGTCGCCCAGATTGTATTCGTGGTGATATACCCTTCCTTTCGCAGCAGGTCGCGCCGGGGGCGGACATATTTCACCAGCGACGGGCTCTGGAAATCCGTGTACCGCTTCTGCATCGCGCCCTGCTTGAAATCGCGCAGAAGCTGGGGCCAGCTTCGCTCGCCGAACCCGACCACGACGCAGTCGGCGTGCTGCTGGGCTTCGTCCGGGCAGAGGGTCGCATGGACCCCGCCGATGACGACGGGAACGCCGCGGCGTCGGAAGTGATCGGCGATCGCGTAGCCGCGCATGCAGGTTCCCGTCAGGATCGTCATGGCCACCAGGTCGGGCCGCGACTCGAAATCGACGAGCTGAACGCCTTCATCCGCCAGCTCGATCTCGACGTCGAGGTCCTGGGGAACGAGCGCCGCCAGCGTCGTGAGCGTCAGCGGGGCGTACCGAAGCGACTTGGGGAACGAGCCCACGCGGAACCGGTGGATGGTCCCGCTGGGCTGGATCAGAAGCAGTTTCATTCGGATCTCCGTATCGAGGTCAGAGCGCGTTCTTGCCGCGCCCGCTGAAGATGAAGACCATCTTCCCGTCGGGATTGCGCTCGCAGGCGAGGTTCTCGAGCACCGGCGTGAAGGGGAACCCCTTGCGCAGGTTTTCCGACGCGCGGCGCAGGAAGAAGTTGATGCCCTGCTCGCCGACGAACTTGGATAGGTCGGAGGCGATGCCGTCGTCGACGACCAGCAGGACATCGCGGAAGGTGACGTGCCCGTCCTTGGGGGCCAGGACTCCCAGGGCCTTCACCGACACGAGGCCGGTGACGTCGGTGCCCTGCAGGTAGATGAGGTTACGCGAGCCGGTGTTCTTGAACTCGATGGCCTTCTCGTTGAGGGCCGTCTTGGCGTTGAGCACGCCGACTTCCTCGTTGCCTTCGATCTCCTTGAGAATGGTGGAGATGCCGTCGGCCTTCGTGAAGGTCATCTTCCAGGTCTGGCCGGGGGCCATCGTGCCCATCTCGTAAGCGGCGTTTCCTG
The window above is part of the Candidatus Ozemobacteraceae bacterium genome. Proteins encoded here:
- a CDS encoding radical SAM protein, which codes for MKLTLIMPSIGRKPDQRYIATWQMEPLVLAVLAALTPRDWEISVQDDRVEPVDASRPADLVGITVETYTARRAYQIADEYRRRGVKVVMGGYHATLWTDEVMEHADAVVTGPAEGVWGRVLEDFQAGRLGRRYDGTFDFSWNGLYPRREVYAHKGYLPLALVEFSRGCRFRCTFCSITAFTESRHYFRPPADVVEDIRRSGQKIVFLIDDNIAANIQAAFDLCAALKPLGIQWVSQISVNAAANPKLVNAMAESGCIGVLIGFESLRPDLMQRLNKQCNVSIEGYERALALLREKNICIYATFLFGIDGDDVRSFPPTFRFIRKHRFFLAAFNHLVPFPGTQLYAKLQAEGRLTSPAWWLDPNFRFGQVPFVPTGFSPEGLAEACRDWRRRFYSWRSIIHRGLDLKTNARSLATLALFLTQNYYGRREVDEKFGLPLGMSAGGEG
- a CDS encoding radical SAM protein; translation: MKLLLIQPSGTIHRFRVGSFPKSLRYAPLTLTTLAALVPQDLDVEIELADEGVQLVDFESRPDLVAMTILTGTCMRGYAIADHFRRRGVPVVIGGVHATLCPDEAQQHADCVVVGFGERSWPQLLRDFKQGAMQKRYTDFQSPSLVKYVRPRRDLLRKEGYITTNTIWATRGCLNECDFCSIPATWGNNFYKRPIDEVVAELADMPGNEFVLVDPSPMEDPDHAKQLFRAIGTLKKKWFGLSTTKIGKDPELLRIVGDSGCKGLLIGFESINQMSIGSIGKDHNSVDFYIDLVKRMHDHGMGVQACFVFGLDDDKPDIFRRTVDFCDRAHVDLPRFSTYTPFPNTAAYRKLDAENRILTRDWTLYDVEHIVVQPKGMTVEQIREGLHWAWEHAYRLPSIARRLLGSRTSTGYAIAFNLGYRSYAQRLRDMSDRVLFDDVQEGIPRA